A single region of the Mytilus trossulus isolate FHL-02 unplaced genomic scaffold, PNRI_Mtr1.1.1.hap1 h1tg000215l__unscaffolded, whole genome shotgun sequence genome encodes:
- the LOC134701099 gene encoding protein Jade-1-like, with protein sequence MIFCDGCNLCVHQACYGVQVIPEGDWFCKTCVAGVKPKCALCPHNEGAMKMTSDGKQWAHVSCAWWIPEVTIGNPKEMAPIVGIETVPEERWSLICSLCKIKDGACIQCSVRNCAKPFHVTCAYLHGLRMDDFPSEENTARMFQAYCKTHSNQGKTLKKKRRRDYNAQSRPKRKEIMNQTITSTRESKPDSSTGTSEVLIEEQPIASVPNLEGANNGISWKTIHGTKKLKLSY encoded by the exons ATGATATTTTGTGATGGTTGTAATTTATGTGTACACCAA GCATGTTATGGGGTCCAAGTTATCCCTGAGGGGGACTGGTTTTGCAAAACATGTGTCGCAGGAGTCAAACCGAAGTGTGCGTTGTGTCCACACAATGAAGGCGCAATGAAAATGACAAg CGATGGTAAACAGTGGGCTCACGTGAGTTGTGCATGGTGGATACCTGAAGTGACAATAGGAAACCCAAAGGAAATGGCACCGATAGTAGGCATAGAAACAGTTCCG GAAGAGAGGTGGTCTCTTATTTGTTcgttatgtaaaataaaagatgGGGCTTGTATCCAGTGTTCTGTCAGGAATTGTGCGAAACCATTCCATGTTACATGTGCATATTTACATGGTTTAAGAATGGATGATTTTCCTTCAGAAGAAAACACAGCTCGCATGTTTCag GCTTACTGTAAAACGCATAGCAATCAAGGTAAAACTCTGAAGAAAAAACGACGAAGAGACTATAATGCACAAAGTAGACCAAAGAG AAAAGAGATAATGAATCAAACAATTACCTCAACGAGAGAAAGTAAGCCAGATTCCTCAACAGGCACAAGTGAAGTGTTAATTGAGGAACAGCCTATAGCCTCAGTCCCAAATTTAGAAG gAGCGAATAATGGTATAAGCTGGAAAACTATTCATGGAAcgaaaaaactgaaattatcaTATTAA
- the LOC134701085 gene encoding uncharacterized protein LOC134701085 yields MHRHVTFVKKIIKLENFGRYSKNGYTLVGCCNSVINRHWYNTGTNNPSTYHTQFPAKEEKESWAIQNFEDRLFDYLSDNGDRLSVQKFRTVRNSILSCLN; encoded by the exons ATGCATCGACATGTAAcctttgtaaagaaaataattaagcTTGAAAACTTTGGACGATATTCTAAGAATGGTTATACACTTGTTGGCTGTTGTAACTCTGTAATAAATAGACACTGGTACAACACTGGTACCAACAATCCAAGCACCTACCATACACAGTTTCCAGCAAAAGAGGAAAA AGAATCCTGGGCAATACAGAATTTTGAAGATAGGCTGTTTGATTATCTTAGTGATAATGGAGACAGGTTGAGCGTGCAAAAATTTAGAACTGTAAGAAATTccattttatcatgtttaaactAG
- the LOC134701100 gene encoding uncharacterized protein LOC134701100, with protein sequence MPRFSSVYNLRLNQLKFEGIKILGRHATMSTVKEKQFLKLLIFSEQISWKVVRSFIKSNILINFDNSFVKFLDFHKHSIYHLWRNSVACCECEHSAFVRKTDRCLKEEEIKELFKVGQNMTPEHFIVIGNTVKQNCICDVRINDRCSLDKLDIMLAYTLIKNCGSLRPAEDTWLRTINDIVYRLNHEESLSSVDQETLDRWWTMLEGSVLGLASKVQPTCFEESVNTSIDLLKISNFDVKCVKDMVDKIKDEKCLSIRKQLGRIGTDIFTNNSPHQVGAVKEEMNEDLQQDKDIKSERQTIKTECTSSLTDGSCLNECPLCHNTVCCNMCEENLEKIKNMEKQHEKNCELIQALKRQEETSRQKIAELEQKCEATNEKLKTLEKQSGVEKKQEEKSRQKIKDLENKCEANKNKIVNLEKQNDMEKEKIRTMANYRKLKRSVIRKCFDRFDEARREYDTMEEQEEHAIEGIFYRIEE encoded by the exons ATGCCGCGTTTCTCGAGTGTATACAACTTGCGTTTAAATCAATTGAAGTTTGAAGGGATTAAAATACTAGGAAGGCATG CGACAATGAGTACAGTAAAGGAAAAGCAGTTCTTAAAACTGTTGATATTTTCAGAACAAATTTCTTGGAAGGTTGTCCGgtcatttataaaatcaaacataCTCATCAACTTCGATAACTCATTTGTAAAGTTTCTTGATTTCCACAAGCATTCTATTTACCATCTTTGGAGAAATTCTGTAGCATGTTGTGAATGTGAGCACTCTGCATTTGTGCGAAAGACTGACAGATGTttaaaagaagaagaaataaaGGAACTTTTCAAAGTAGGACAAAATATGACACCAGAACATTTCATTGTCATTGGAAAtactgtaaaacaaaattgcatTTGCGACGTTAGAATTAACGACCGATGTTCATTGGATAAACTTGACATCATGCTAGCATATACACTGATAAAAAACTGTGGAAGCTTACGTCCTGCTGAGGACACGTGGTTGAGAACAATCAATGATATAGTATACAGACTGAACCACGAAGAAAGCTTATCATCTGTTGACCAAGAAACCCTAGATAGGTGGTGGACAATGCTAGAAGGATCCGTTCTAGGTTTAGCTAGTAAAGTTCAACCTACTTGCTTTGAAGAATCAGTCAATACGAGTATTGATTTATTGAAGATATCTAATTTTGACGTCAAGTGTGTAAAAGATATGGTCGACAAGATAAAAGATGAAAAG TGTCTTAGTATAAGGAAACAGCTCGGCAGGATAGGTACTGACATATTCACAAACAATAGTCCACATCAGGTTGGTGCTGTGAAAGAAGAAATGAACGAAGACTTGCAGCAAGATAAAG ACATAAAATCTGAAAGACAAACGATCAAAACAGAATGCACTTCATCGTTAACTGATGGTAGCTGTTTAAACGAATGTCCATTGTGTCATAACACTGTTTGCTGCAACATGTGTGAAGAGAATCTCGAAAAGATTAAAAACATGGAAAAGCAgcatgaaaaaaattgtgaactAATTCAAGCTCTCAAAAGACAGGAAGAAACAAGTCGTCAGAAGATTGCAGAATTGGAACAGAAATGTGAAGCAACTAATGAAAAACTGAAAACCCTAGAAAAACAGAGTGGTGTGGAAAAAAAACAGGAAGAGAAAAGTCGTCAAAAGATCAAAGATTTGGAAAATAAATGTGaagcaaataaaaacaaaatcgtgAACCTAGAAAAACAGAACGATATGGAAAAAGAAAAGATTCGAACCATGGCAAACTATAGAAAGCTAAAGAGGAGTGTCATTAGAA aatGTTTTGACCGATTTGATGAAGCACGAA GGGAATATGACACAATGGAAGAGCAAGAAGAACATGCAATTGAAGGTATATTTTATCGTATTGAAGAATAA